In Nocardia sp. NBC_00403, the DNA window GGTGAGGGTGATGTGCGCGAAAAGCGGGTGCCCCTTGAGCTTTTCGATCACCGCGGCGACACCGTCGTGCCTGCCGACGCGCAGGTTGTCGCGTTGTGCCACATCGTGGGTGAGCACCACCCGTGATCCCGTGCCCAGTCGGCTGAGCACGGTGAGCAGCACATTGCGTTCCAGCGATTGCGCCTCGTCCACGATCACGAACGAATCGTGCAGCGAACGACCGCGAATGTGGGTGAGCGGCAATACCTCCAGCATGTCGCGGCTGAGCACCTCCTCCATCACCTCGCGACTCGCCAACCCGTCGAGGGTGTCGAAGACGGCCTGTGCCCACGGGCCCATCTTCTCGCTCTCGGAGCCGGGCAGGTAGCCGAGGTCCTGTCCACCCACGGCATACAGCGGCCGGAACACCACCACCTTGCGCTGGGTGCGGCGCTCGAGCACCGCCTCCAAACCCGCGGTGAGCGCCAGCGCCGACTTGCCGGTGCCCGCTCGGCCGCCGAGCGAGATGATGCCGATGCTCTCGTCGAGCAGCAGATCGAGGGCGATGCGCTGCTCGGCCGAGCGGCCATGCAATCCGAACGCCTCGCGCTCGCGCACCAACTGCACTCGTTTGTCGGGAGTCACCCGGCCGAGCGCGCTGGAGCTGGAGCCGAGCAGCCGAATTCCGGTGTGGCACGGCAGTTCCTTGGCATCATCCAGATCGATCGCACTCTCGGAGTACAGCCGGTCGATCTGAGCGGAGTTGACATCTAGCTCTACCATCCCGGACCAGCCGGAGGTGACCACGTCCTGGGCGTGGTACTCATCGGCCTGCAATCCCACCGCACTCGCCTTGACGCGCAATGGAATGTCCTTGGAGACCAGCACCACGGCGCGGCCCTCCGCCGCGAGATTGAGGGCACAGGCCAGGATTCGGGAATCATTGGTGTCGGTGCGGAACCCGACCGGAAGTACCGCTGGGTCGGTGTGGTTCAGTTCCACCTGCAGCGTTCCACCCTCGGTGCCGATCGGCACCTGCTGATCCAGC includes these proteins:
- a CDS encoding PhoH family protein produces the protein MTAARSVPAPSAHSRSAKNKDSAAVSSDTKGARPMHSHSSGARTFVIDTSVLLSDPWAFTRFGEHDVVLPLVVISELEGKRHHHELGWFAREALRNLDDLRLQHGRLDQQVPIGTEGGTLQVELNHTDPAVLPVGFRTDTNDSRILACALNLAAEGRAVVLVSKDIPLRVKASAVGLQADEYHAQDVVTSGWSGMVELDVNSAQIDRLYSESAIDLDDAKELPCHTGIRLLGSSSSALGRVTPDKRVQLVREREAFGLHGRSAEQRIALDLLLDESIGIISLGGRAGTGKSALALTAGLEAVLERRTQRKVVVFRPLYAVGGQDLGYLPGSESEKMGPWAQAVFDTLDGLASREVMEEVLSRDMLEVLPLTHIRGRSLHDSFVIVDEAQSLERNVLLTVLSRLGTGSRVVLTHDVAQRDNLRVGRHDGVAAVIEKLKGHPLFAHITLTRSERSPIAALVTEMLEEYGPSA